A genomic window from Hyla sarda isolate aHylSar1 chromosome 10, aHylSar1.hap1, whole genome shotgun sequence includes:
- the LOC130294377 gene encoding uncharacterized protein LOC130294377 encodes MPVQRSLGLLWNLISDTFIFQASKEEKPFTRRSVLSTINSLYDPLGFAAPVTIQGKALLRNLTHETSDWDTPLPADQRIQWEEWKNSLTALSKLNVARPYAPVPSTEIQSQKLYIFSDASVKAIAAVAYIKTMDSKVQCHVGFVMGKTKLAPYPEHTVPRLELCAAVLAVEVAELITSKLDIDLKDVAFYTDSKVVLGYIYNETRRFYVYVNNRVLRIRRSVHPKQWHYVPTDQNPADHATRAVAANHLNNTTWFSGPKLLYNPEQATVNAFELVGAELDVEIRPQVSTLHTTTSDNQLGSQRFKRFST; translated from the coding sequence ATGCCAGTACAACGCAGCCTTGGACTTCTCTGGAATCTAATATCGGACACATTCATCTTCCAAGCCAGCAAGGAGGAAAAGCCCTTCACACGTAGGAGTGTTCTGTCCACCATAAATAGCTTGTATGATCCCTTGGGGTTTGCAGCTCCAGTTACAATTCAAGGAAAAGCCCTACTCAGAAACTTAACCCATGAAACATCTGACTGGGACACACCTTTACCAGCCGATCAAAGGATTCAGTGGGAAGAGTGGAAAAACTCTCTAACAGCTTTATCTAAGCTCAATGTAGCTAGACCCTATGCACCAGTGCCTTCTACAGAAATACAAAGCCAAAAACTCTACATATTTTCAGATGCTTCTGTCAAGGCAATTGCTGCTGTGGCCTATATTAAAACCATGGACTCTAAAGTACAATGCCATGTCGGATTTGTCATGGGTAAAACCAAACTTGCACCATACCCTGAGCACACTGTACCCAGACTAGAACTATGTGCTGCTGTACTAGCTGTTGAGGTAGCTGAATTAATTACATCTAAATTGGACATTGACCTAAAAGACGTTGCGTTCTACACAGACAGTAAGGTGGTCTTAGGTTATATCTACAATGAAACCAGAAGATTCTATGTCTATGTTAACAACAGAGTGTTACGGATTAGGAGATCTGTCCATCCAAAGCAGTGGCACTATGTACCTACAGACCAGAACCCTGCTGATCATGCTACTAGAGCCGTTGCTGCTAATCATTTGAATAACACTACGTGGTTTTCAGGACCAAAATTATTGTACAACCCAGAGCAAGCTACCGTGAATGCCTTTGAATTAGTGGGTGCAGAGTTGGATGTTGAAATCCGCCCTCAGGTGTCTACACTCCACACAACAACCTCAGATAACCAACTCGGATCTCAGAGATTCAAACGATTTTCAACCTAG